TTTACCCGAACAAGAAGATGTTAAGATTACCATATTGGATGTGTACAAGGGTACAAAATATGAAGACACTGCTATTCATTTTATGATTTTGTGGAGAACAGAGGTTATCCCATACGAATAAAAACTTTTATAAGGAGAGAAAGAAAAATGTTTTTAAAAAGTAAAATCAGTTTATTTAAAAAAAGTTTATTCTTATGTCTTTTTTTAATCGTGGGTAGTTTTGCAATAGGGCAAAACTTTGATTTGGCAGGATTCGGATATACGGACGGACCTCCGCTTGGTTATTTTATCGAATTCCAAAAAGGAAATAAGATCGAAATAAGCTGGTATAATGCAAAAGAAGAAGAGGTAAAAAAACTATACACTTACAAAAAAAAGTATATAGGCCGTTTTCCATTATTTGAATTGGATGCCGATATGCCCGATGACCTATATGCAAACCTTGATCCCCAATCAAAAGAATATTTAGGCAATAAATTCATGCTTTTAACGGGCTTAGCAAAAAAAGCTTGGGGAGAAAACGAGGATGCCGTTATAGGCCTCGGCATGCTGCCCGCACACAAGGGCAAAAAAGCTTCAGGATTTTTTACAAGATTTCCAACAGGAGGAACAGGAGAAGTACCTTATTTCAAGTATATAAATGAA
The DNA window shown above is from Treponema denticola and carries:
- a CDS encoding NADase-type glycan-binding domain-containing protein; translated protein: MFLKSKISLFKKSLFLCLFLIVGSFAIGQNFDLAGFGYTDGPPLGYFIEFQKGNKIEISWYNAKEEEVKKLYTYKKKYIGRFPLFELDADMPDDLYANLDPQSKEYLGNKFMLLTGLAKKAWGENEDAVIGLGMLPAHKGKKASGFFTRFPTGGTGEVPYFKYINESSHFIEETKEGKREYRIENLCDMREDTPWVEGVDGWGIGETFVIKTWKSSDDKYILLMNGYISASNPKLYDENGRIKKIMVEGVTSGKKKEFIVKDTPHPQTVDISFLPEQEDVKITILDVYKGTKYEDTAIHFMILWRTEVIPYE